One window of the Anolis sagrei isolate rAnoSag1 chromosome 5, rAnoSag1.mat, whole genome shotgun sequence genome contains the following:
- the LOC132775424 gene encoding lactosylceramide 4-alpha-galactosyltransferase-like, with product MMWKALFCELQLTRVASKHKLWAVLIIAFNFMSFITIMFYWRISQDIVDKTQHHNLPGDVKCPLLPTPITRWSPLSTKDIYFVETSERTNPNFLFMCSVESAARVHPELKIVVLMKGLVNYNNTLPKHLGISFFSCFRNLEIKPLDLNELFSNTPLTSWYSLAQQRWEPYFLPILSDACRIVIMWKYGGIYLDTDFIVLKNLNNLRNALGTQSTYVLNGAFLSFDPKHKFIQLCMEDFVDNYNRWIWGHQGPQLFTRMFKRWCSIRSLKDSRSCKGVTIFPREAFYPIRWQDWRKYYEVISASELPKLFNNTYAVHVWNKKSQGKQLEITSETLLAQLYSNYCPSTYSLMKTYL from the coding sequence ATGATGTGGAAGGCACTTTTCTGTGAGCTACAATTGACCAGGGTGGCTTCAAAACACAAGCTCTGGGCTGTGTTAATTATTGCCTTTAACTTCATGTCCTTCATCACCATCATGTTTTACTGGAGAATCAgccaggacattgtggacaagacACAGCACCATAATCTGCCTGGAGATGTTAAGTGTCCACTTCTTCCTACTCCTATAACAAGATGGTCCCCTCTTTCAACCAAGGATATATACTTTGTGGAAACATCAGAACGAACTAATCCCAATTTCCTGTTTATGTGTTCTGTTGAATCGGCAGCCAGGGTTCACCCGGAGTTAAAAATTGTTGTCCTTATGAAGGGCTTGGTCAACTATAACAATACTTTGCCAAAACATTTAGGCATATCCTTTTTCAGCTGCTTCCGTAACCTTGAAATCAAGCCATTGGATCTGAATGAACTTTTTTCTAATACTCCCCTGACTAGCTGGTATTCACTGGCCCAGCAGAGGTGGGAACCGTATTTCTTGCCCATTCTTTCTGATGCCTGCCGAATTGTCATCATGTGGAAATATGGTGGCATCTATTTAGATACAGACTTCATAGTCCTTAAGAACTTAAATAACCTCAGGAACGCACTTGGTACACAGTCCACGTATGTACTGAATGGAGCCTTTCTCTCATTTGATCCCAAACACAAGTTTATACAACTTTGCATGGAAGATTTTGTGGATAATTACAATCGCTGGATCTGGGGACACCAGGGGCCCCAGCTCTTCACCCGCATGTTCAAGAGGTGGTGTTCTATCCGTAGCCTGAAGGACAGCAGAAGCTGCAAAGGGGTCACAATTTTCCCACGAGAAGCCTTCTATCCCATCCGCTGGCAGGACTGGAGAAAGTATTATGAAGTTATAAGTGCTTCGGAGCTTCCTAAACTGTTTAATAACACCTATGCGGTGCATGTGTGGAATAAGAAAAGTCAAGGGAAACAACTTGAGATCACCTCTGAAACCTTACTAGCACAATTGTATTCCAATTACTGTCCTTCTACTTATAGCCTTATGAAGACCTATCTGTAA